In the genome of Kitasatospora cathayae, one region contains:
- a CDS encoding glycosyltransferase family 2 protein has product MSVDFVIPYYGDPEYLFATIDSIRAQHQQDWRLTVVDDQYPGNRALEYIEGLADERIRYVRNEERLGPNGNTYKASTLAEREFVSMMGADDLLEPNYLDVVLERMKADPNAIAVQPGVKVMDSDGVLVPSLGIGDKVKRRIAAPARKAGLISGEDAVKSLLSGNWLYTPSLLYRQSALSKIPYRPDIDAVHDLAFMVDMLMEGGNLLVDEREVFRYRRHQASDSSTRVKDGKRFDEELRYYGLIAKELRAKGWNAAARSADLHLSSRLHALMVAAGRLGAGDFAHAGAMVGRAVRSS; this is encoded by the coding sequence ATGAGCGTCGATTTCGTCATCCCGTACTACGGCGACCCGGAGTACCTGTTCGCCACCATCGACAGCATCCGGGCGCAGCACCAGCAGGACTGGCGGCTGACCGTGGTGGACGACCAGTACCCGGGCAACCGGGCGCTGGAGTACATCGAGGGCCTGGCCGACGAGCGGATCCGCTACGTCCGCAACGAGGAGCGGCTCGGCCCCAACGGCAACACCTACAAGGCCTCCACCCTGGCCGAGCGCGAGTTCGTCTCGATGATGGGTGCCGACGACCTGCTGGAGCCGAACTACCTGGACGTCGTCCTGGAGCGGATGAAGGCCGACCCGAACGCGATCGCGGTCCAGCCGGGCGTGAAGGTGATGGACAGCGACGGGGTCCTGGTGCCGTCGCTCGGCATCGGTGACAAGGTCAAGCGCCGGATCGCCGCTCCGGCCCGCAAGGCGGGCCTGATCAGCGGCGAGGACGCGGTGAAGAGCCTGCTGTCCGGGAACTGGCTGTACACCCCGTCGCTGCTCTACCGGCAGTCCGCGCTGTCGAAGATCCCGTACCGCCCGGACATCGACGCCGTCCACGACCTGGCGTTCATGGTCGACATGCTGATGGAGGGCGGCAACCTGCTGGTCGACGAGCGCGAGGTGTTCCGCTACCGCCGCCACCAGGCCAGCGACTCCTCGACCCGGGTCAAGGACGGCAAGCGCTTCGACGAGGAGCTGCGCTACTACGGGCTGATCGCCAAGGAACTGCGCGCCAAGGGCTGGAACGCGGCGGCCCGCTCGGCCGACCTGCACCTGTCGTCCCGGCTGCACGCCCTGATGGTCGCCGCCGGACGCCTCGGCGCGGGCGACTTCGCCCATGCCGGAGCCATGGTCGGCCGCGCCGTCCGCAGCAGCTGA
- the rpsJ gene encoding 30S ribosomal protein S10 yields the protein MAGQKIRIRLKAYDHEVIDSSAKKIVETVIRTGAQVAGPVPLPTEKNVYCVIRSPHKYKDSREHFEMRTHKRLIDILDPTPKTVDSLMRLDLPAGVDIEIKL from the coding sequence ATGGCGGGACAGAAGATCCGCATCCGGCTCAAGGCCTACGACCACGAGGTCATCGACTCCTCGGCGAAGAAGATCGTCGAGACGGTGATCCGTACTGGTGCGCAGGTCGCGGGCCCGGTGCCGCTGCCCACTGAGAAGAACGTGTACTGCGTCATCCGCTCGCCGCACAAGTACAAGGACTCGCGCGAGCACTTCGAGATGCGTACTCACAAGCGTCTGATCGACATCCTCGACCCCACGCCGAAGACGGTTGACTCGCTGATGCGTCTCGACCTGCCGGCCGGCGTCGACATCGAGATCAAGCTCTGA
- the rplC gene encoding 50S ribosomal protein L3, with amino-acid sequence MAKQIKGILGEKLGMTQVWDENNRVVPVTVVKAGPNVVTQVHTADSPAGYSAVQLGFGEIDPRKVNKPLAGHFAKAGVTPRRHLVEIRTSDASEYTLGQEITAELFEAGVKVDVTGTSKGKGFAGVMKRHNFRGLGAGHGTQRKHRSPGSIGGCATPGRVFKGLRMAGRMGHERVTTQNLTVHAVDAEKGLLLIKGAVPGPNGGLVLVRTAAKGL; translated from the coding sequence ATGGCTAAGCAGATTAAGGGCATCCTGGGCGAGAAGCTCGGCATGACCCAGGTCTGGGACGAGAACAACCGGGTCGTCCCGGTGACCGTCGTCAAGGCCGGGCCGAATGTCGTGACCCAGGTCCACACCGCCGACAGCCCGGCCGGCTACAGCGCCGTCCAGCTCGGCTTCGGCGAGATCGACCCCCGCAAGGTGAACAAGCCCCTCGCGGGCCACTTCGCCAAGGCCGGTGTCACCCCGCGCCGCCACCTGGTCGAGATCCGTACCTCGGACGCGTCCGAGTACACCCTGGGCCAGGAGATCACCGCCGAGCTGTTCGAGGCGGGTGTCAAGGTCGACGTGACCGGCACCTCCAAGGGCAAGGGCTTCGCCGGTGTCATGAAGCGCCACAACTTCCGTGGTCTCGGCGCCGGTCACGGCACCCAGCGCAAGCACCGCTCGCCCGGTTCCATCGGTGGCTGCGCCACCCCGGGCCGTGTGTTCAAGGGCCTGCGCATGGCTGGTCGGATGGGCCACGAGCGTGTGACCACCCAGAACCTGACCGTGCACGCGGTCGACGCGGAGAAGGGTCTGCTGCTCATCAAGGGCGCCGTCCCGGGCCCGAACGGCGGCCTCGTCCTCGTCCGCACCGCGGCGAAGGGGCTGTGA